GATAAACAGTGCCTTCTGGATTTGAACGCACGACCTCTGCCGAAAAACACGTCAACCACCactactgcagcagcagcagcaacagcagcagcagcactgcacGGACACGCCAGCAGGCCTATAGGGAAGCTTGCCAGTTACAGACTGCTCCCTCTTAATTATCTCCATGGCTGCTGATGAGAGCCGACGGGAGCCGGACCTGCTCCAAATGCGCCAATTATCTGCAGAAGACGGACGCGCGGCGGTGTGTATACAGAGCAATATGTTCCGCTGAAATCAAAGAGAGCTGATTAAAACAGTCTCTTGTCGGTGGTTATCAGTAGTTAAAAGTAGGTTACGTGTGTTGTCTGCTCTTTAcgtaacctttttttttttttttttgcgtaaTTTTGCACTGGGTACTGTTTGCCGCGTGGAGCGGGATTATTTTGGTGAGGTTATCTCCAgtgctctccctcctccctgcatCCGTTGTTGTGCTCAGCAGCAGACTCAGACTCAGCCAGACGGGGACAgcaacactgtaaacagacgAGGAGCCGTTTTAATGAAAGAAAGCCAACAACGCTGCACCGCGGTTGAAGGTAGGTGTCTCTGTCGGTTTCCGTCTCTCGGCTCACGTTTCCATGTTGTGCTCGTTTGTATCCCAACAGAATGGTGCAATGCAACGTTTGCACCGCTCCTCCACAAGCGGACAAGGACATTTCAGAATACACGTAAATATTTGCAGGATTTCACATTTTgatgtcttttatttctctcctcctctttatcTTATTACGCACaacattattttgtgtgtgtctaagaggtaaagagagcgagggagagagagagagagagaaaggagaaaatgggaagaagaagaaaatcaatgCATGTCTTCCAGGAGTGTGAATGCACATGGGTTAGCGTGagtaccgtgtgtgtgtgtgtgtgcgtgtgtatttattttagggAAAGACGCGCACTGtgcaaagcagcagaggaaagtTTCTACTGTATGTAGGCTACAGTATCTGCGTGAGGAGGCTATGATGAGACAGACAGGACCAGTGGCTACTGTACATGATGTGATGCTGCATGTTCACATGTGATTTGATGTTTTAGATGGAGATCTAAAGAGAGCGATGAATACACGTCGTTTCAATACTTAGATAAATAACAGCTAATAATAGTTGTTactctgttttttcttgtgcCTTCGGAACAATGTTACatataagtaataaaaaaacaacaattattaATGTTTGTTGTAAAGGAATCATAATTGAACCGAATTGATGTTTAATGACTGTTTTGATGTAAACCAACATTTAACAGCAGCATCATTGTCTAATGTTAGTGCCTGTAGTGAAAGACTTGATCCATGTGGGAGTGACAGCAAGTTCATGTGAGTTGTGGTGGTGGGGCAGCTCTTTTGTTTACATCTCTGTACACACAAATTGTGTCTTTTGTAAATGCAGGTTTTTCCTTTGGGGTATTGATTTGAATATCTGTCACCCAGTTTGTATCTGTCTATTTGTGTTTACAAAacatctatttatctatctatctatctatctatctatctatctatctatctatctaatgataatataataataataatatttctttatcatcctttttctgctttttttcagCCTTCAATCAGCAATGCCTGGGAATCCTCCAGCTGCTCTTCGATGCTGTTTTCTGAGAATGGGATCGTAGTAAACCTCTTCGGGATTTAGATCAACTGCTAGGATGTTGCAGCCTGCCGCCAGAACAGGTGACAGCCTGTTGGAAACGTTACCTCAGTGGAGTAAGCGTCCGAGATGGGGCCTCTTCCTCACCCTCTGCGTGGCCCTCCTTTGGCCTCCGGGGGCGGAGGGATCTGCCCTGAACTGCCATAAGACGTGCATCTGCGCCTCAAACATAGTGAGCTGCTCCAAGATGAATCTGACCACCGTCCCGACTGCTATACCGCTCTACACCGTCGTGCTGGACCTCAGCTATAATGAGATAACGCGGCTGCGATCCGAGTGGACCCCGATCAAGCTCCCGAAGCTCCATAACCTCCTCCTCAGCCACAATggtctccacttcctgtcttcagAGGCATTCGTAAATGTGAAGTACGTGCGCTACCTGGATCTGTCCTCCAACAACTTGCAGCAGCTGGATGAGGTCATCTTTGAGCCTTTGGTCAACCTGCAGGTCCTCTTGCTGTACCATAACCAAATTTCACAGATTGACCGCTCAGCCTTTGTTACCATGGGCAACCTTCAGAAGCTCTACCTTAGCCAGAACCAAATCTCCCGCTTCCCCCTGGAGCTGGTCAAGGAAAAGACCCGCCTGGAGAAACTTAGCCTCCTGGATGTGTCCTCCAACAAGATCAAGATATTGCCCATTGATGAGCTCCAGGTTCTGCCTGCTTGGATTAAAAACGGCCTCTACTTCCACAATAACCCtctgctgtgtcactgtgatCTCTACACACTCTTAGCCCATTGGTACATTCGGAAACTCAACTCTGCCGTGGACTTCAAAGATGACTACACATGTATTCTGCCTGGCCcgcaaaaaacaaaagtaggTGTATTTGACCTCAGCGGTGACAGTATGAACTGCAGCACATTCACGGAGGCAGATGAAGAGGCTTTTCTGGAGCAAACGCTCACGCTGGGCTGTGACACCAAACACAGGGACATGTTAAAGACCTGGACGATGCCTGGCAACGTGCAAGTGACACCTGGAAGCAACCAAACTGCCAAAGTCCTGCAAGACGGAAGTCTGCGGATTAGTCCGGTGAAGGCCGAGGACTCCGGGACCTACACTTGCTTTGCGACGAGCGAGGCCTTCAATGAGACCATCTATGTGGTGCTGAAGGTTCACAACTTCACCATGAACGGCGGCGGAGAGACCCTGAACACAGCGTACACCACCTTGGTGGGCTGCCTGGCCAGCGTGGTGCTGGTGCTCATGTACCTTTACCTGACGCCGTGTcgctgtttctgctgccccaACAAGGGTAAGACTCGGGGAGAGGACAGCATCCACTCGTCCATGCTCAGTGTGACGCCGACCCATGAGGACCCAGCGCTCAAGGCTGAGCTGAACAGGCACGTGGCATTCATAGACTCAAAGGACTTGCAGGGCCAGAACGGCAAGCTGAACCCCAATGGGGATGAGGACGACGATGACCTCGATGCAGAGGCTGGTTCTCTTATgaaggggaagaggaagaagtcaGTAGCAGAGTCCATTAGCTCCGTCTTTTCAGACACGCCCATGGTGgtgtgagaggagatgagaggagatgagatggATGCTGCACGACTGGATGTATATGGTACAACATGAGCCATGTTTTAGTTACTgtaaactgtgactgtgaaccTGTGGGAGAAAAACGGAGGCAGGATGTTCATCTGTAGTTGCTGGCAGGTGCGAATGAGGATCACAAAGGGAGTAACATACAAACTGTCTTGTTGTCGACGAGGACAATAAGCAGGACATTTCCAGCATTTTAATCTGTAGCACTTAATATTCATACTGTGAAGGAATGGCAGTGTGCATGGACAGTGGGAACTACTGAAGTCTTATAAGAATAACAGGAAGATATGTTGTTGATATCAGCACTCAGGAAGTGATCGATTAAGTTGCTTAAGTGTGGGAAATACATATGATACAATGCACAGGCtgaaattagattaaaaaatagttcacatacagtatatattgaaACCGTGGCTGGCtcataattatatttattacagGGACTAGAATAGATTGCATCTGACATAAACATTAGAGCTTAGAATCATTTTCCCCTTCTCTATCAACACAGGGAGACGTAGATAGACTGTCACCAGGCTGTGAACACACGTGTCATTAACCTAGAGAAATGTGGATTCATCAAACGTTTGGTCTTTTATATCGAGAAAGTGGTGACAGAAAGATTATATTAAGAGACCATCGCAGGTCATTTTCATCCTGATTCATAGCCAACGCTCAGATATAATCCATCAGACTCATCCTTGGTCGTATTCATAGTCACATGTATAGAGATGAAGGAGAGagctcctttttttctttgctatgTTGAGGGTTCAGTTTCCACGGATGTATGGTATCAAATTGTTAACCGGCTCGAGGCGGATCACTGCGTATGAATGAATTGCGTATCAAAAATAATTGCCTCTTAGTTACTGCACATCTACAGTGTAACCCAAAAGAAGCTTCTGAAGCCTTACATGATTTACAACAACACATTAAGGCGCAGGGAAGTATTCTGTCTTGACTGATTATCAACATGTCTCGATCCTGTATACAGACAGGTACCATGGTCCTTACAAGGACAAACAGGCTCCTGGCTGTTGTCCACTGAGGGGCCACTTACTGTACTGCAGAGTAGAATTCCAAGTCATATTTGTTTCTCTCCGAGGCTGTAGCAGGAAGCGAAATACCGAGCCCCTGCTGAAAGCTGCCAGCTTTCATTCATTGTATTCTCCCCTGTATGCAAAGTGTGCACCTTACACAAAATCATGATATATTTTAATGTACATAGCTTGAAAAATGAACCTTCATTACGTCATGAATTATGTCACAGATTTAAGTGTTAAATCTTGCATTTTGCTGAGATGAACAATTCCCAGTGTCACACTGATTAAAAGTGGAGATGTTTTGCCCTCTGGTTGTTAGGAAATTATGTATGTTGTATTAGCAGGTAAACATTAGAGCCTGCCACAACAAAACCTACAGGGTTCCTTCTGAAGAGCAGGCTTATGAATAATATTGACGAGGCTGTACATTATTTGACAGGAGAGAGCTGATTTTACTGTTTCTAACTGCTGTCAGGAAACCTCTTGTAACAAGGGGACTATCCTTCAGAGGATCCCttcatctcaacaactattattGAATCTATTGTGAATTGAATTTACCAGACACATCATATGCTGTGCTTATTTCATTAACCAGGTTTAAAACACAGGACTGTGTCTTGACACAAACCAGAAAGAGGGATTTCATTAAATTATGTGGCGTTCGTGACATAGTACAACAAGGCTCGGCCTGCACGAATGCTAATTGCATCTTTTGATGGGATGTAGCTTCCCCCATGCTttccatgtttttgtctctctgagCATGAGAGGATAGGTGTGTTATCATGAGTCACAGCAACACAAAGCCATTCTCTCTGGCTCCGTGTACACTGACCGCCTCAATTCAGCCCAGATGTGTTTGCTTTGTCTGTGTACCTCTGTCATTACGAGGTCGCCCTTACTGAAGTTCAAAAGCAATCATTCAACCGGGCAATGAATCTGATGCCCTTTAAGTAGTCTGTAATTTGTTTACGAGGGAAACGCCTGGAGCTTTCCTGAACATTTGCTCTCCCACTGATACATATGGCTcgacagtacagtacagtataataCAGGAATTTGAGTTTTCCAGTTCAGAGAGTACCACAGTATATATAAGAAAAAGTAGAGGTGACAGTTATGTAAATCACACACATCTCACCTAGAAATATCAATTCAGCTCTGAAATGTTGAGATGTACGCATTTCTGATTTCAATCGTTTTTTTACGCAAAATTGGTGAAATATTCACAGTTGCTGTGTGCACCGCAGCATCTCCTGTGTGGGTGAGAAAAGGAAGTCACACTTACCAGAGAGGTGGTGTGTGAATCATtccactctctcacacataGGAATACCAGGTGGAGAAATATAGAGCAGCAAAAATACCACAAGacgcatttttaaaaaaagccacATTTATAACTACTGCAGACTGGCTGCAGAAACCACCACACTGTAAG
The genomic region above belongs to Seriola aureovittata isolate HTS-2021-v1 ecotype China chromosome 9, ASM2101889v1, whole genome shotgun sequence and contains:
- the amigo1 gene encoding amphoterin-induced protein 1: MLQPAARTGDSLLETLPQWSKRPRWGLFLTLCVALLWPPGAEGSALNCHKTCICASNIVSCSKMNLTTVPTAIPLYTVVLDLSYNEITRLRSEWTPIKLPKLHNLLLSHNGLHFLSSEAFVNVKYVRYLDLSSNNLQQLDEVIFEPLVNLQVLLLYHNQISQIDRSAFVTMGNLQKLYLSQNQISRFPLELVKEKTRLEKLSLLDVSSNKIKILPIDELQVLPAWIKNGLYFHNNPLLCHCDLYTLLAHWYIRKLNSAVDFKDDYTCILPGPQKTKVGVFDLSGDSMNCSTFTEADEEAFLEQTLTLGCDTKHRDMLKTWTMPGNVQVTPGSNQTAKVLQDGSLRISPVKAEDSGTYTCFATSEAFNETIYVVLKVHNFTMNGGGETLNTAYTTLVGCLASVVLVLMYLYLTPCRCFCCPNKGKTRGEDSIHSSMLSVTPTHEDPALKAELNRHVAFIDSKDLQGQNGKLNPNGDEDDDDLDAEAGSLMKGKRKKSVAESISSVFSDTPMVV